A genomic region of Procambarus clarkii isolate CNS0578487 chromosome 30, FALCON_Pclarkii_2.0, whole genome shotgun sequence contains the following coding sequences:
- the LOC123765480 gene encoding uncharacterized protein, whose translation MFVVGTIFVLLIFFMFVSLMHDLQTQDALLLNASLSSNMSQFLANDLADDWLVAPVLTSVSGSENNSLVNHTVTEPDWALVLGTFSHLRDENFEEYLVANGVPYLVRKMVAQSRPTVTVERVYQDDYEYYDLETHYPDTDVEQVEEDSGRVYQMVITSSTWFKTLEERFRPGYTAVKEDYDGALSKNTFWFASESTLVHRKIKNQYTANVVRSFHQDGFTMTIVNMKTGMRARRHFLREA comes from the exons ATGTTTGTCGTCGGGACGATCTTCGTACTGCTCATCTTCTTCATGTTCGTGTCTCTAATGCATGATCTGCAGACACAAGACGCTCTACTGCTCAATGCCTCCCTCAG TTCAAACATGTCGCAGTTCTTGGCGAATGATTTGGCTGACGACTGGCTGGTAGCCCCAGTGTTAACCAGTGTATCTGGAAGCGAgaacaacagcctggtgaatcACACCGTCACGGAGCCCGACTGGGCGCTCGTCCTGGGCACATTCTCACACCTCAGAGACGAGAACTTCGAGGAGTACCTTGTAGctaatg GAGTGCCATATCTAGTGCGGAAAATGGTTGCACAGTCGAGGCCCACAGTGACAGTGGAGCGGGTCTACCAGGACGACTACGAGTACTACGACCTAGAGACTCACTATCCAG ACACTGACGTAGAGCAGGTAGAAGAGGACTCTGGTCGGGTGTATCAGATGGTCATCACATCGAGCACCTGGTTCAAGACCTTAGAGGAGCGGTTCCGGCCTGGATACACCGCTGTAAAAGAGGACTATGATGGCGCCCTCTCCAAG AACACGTTCTGGTTCGCGTCTGAGAGCACCTTGGTCCATCGCAAGATCAAGAACCAGTACACCGCCAACGTCGTCCGCAGCTTCCACCAGGACGGCTTCACCATG ACTATTGTCAACATGAAGACGGGCATGAGAGCTAGACGCCACTTTCTTCGTGAGGCgtga